From the genome of Malus sylvestris chromosome 6, drMalSylv7.2, whole genome shotgun sequence, one region includes:
- the LOC126625084 gene encoding uncharacterized protein LOC126625084, with protein MGMYDKERFWGRRKPAMNGVYSPPGDYIYFKSQVPLHKIPIGTKQWRYYDFGPKAVPPLICLPGTEGIADVCYKQIMSLSMKGYRVISVDIPHVWNRHEWILAFEKFLDAIDVHHIHIYGTALGGFLAQLFAQHRPTRVRSLILSNTFLDTRNFSAAMPWAPVISWTPSFLLKRYVLTGILDGPHEPFIADSVDFVVSQVEMLSREDLAPRLTLTADAALVGLLLLTDSFITIMDTNDYSEIPQQLKDEVSERYLNARRAQLKTGGDFPFLSRPDEVNLHLQLHLRRVGVEPRPDLVPGISMGGGGGSSSEETEKKDPEDPPDDDKGSLDNPFAETQLPPAPESSESHSSEDQLISNAKFCHFGNGDTTLKNQHTITTEFLIRLGHEMFSVHLLSFYMASLYISLNCNLKLRPVV; from the exons ATGGGTATGTATGACAAGGAGAGGTTTTGGGGGCGTAGAAAACCAGCAATGAATGGCGTCTACTCGCCGCCCGGAGATTACATCTACTTCAAGTCCCAGGTCCCTCTTCACAAGATCCCA ATTGGCACGAAGCAGTGGCGATACTATGATTTTGGCCCGAAAGCAGTACCTCCTCTTATTTGTCTTCCTGGAACAGAAGGGATAGCTGATGTCTGCTACAAGCAGATCATGTCATTGTCCATGAAG GGTTATCGGGTGATTTCTGTTGATATTCCACATGTATGGAATCGTCACGAGTGGATTCTAGCATTTGAGAAATTCTTGGATGCTATTGATGTCCATCAC ATACATATCTATGGTACAGCCCTTGGGGGCTTCTTGGCTCAACTTTTTGCTCAGCATCGTCCAACAAGAGTTCGGTCATTGATACTATCAAACACATTTTTAGACACGCGTAACTTCTCTGCAGCAATGCCATGGGCTCCCGT CATTAGTTGGACCCCTTCTTTTTTGTTGAAAAGATATGTCTTGACCGGAATACTCGATGGCCCCCATGAGCCATTTATTGCAGATTCAGTCGACTTTGTTGTTTCTCAG GTTGAGATGCTCTCAAGAGAGGACCTTGCCCCCAGGTTAACTTTAACAGCTGATGCTGCTTTAGTTGGACTGCTGTTGCTTACAGATTCATTCATTACTATAATGGAT ACAAATGACTACAGCGAGATTCCTCAACAACTCAAAGATGAAGTTAGCGAAAGGTATCTTAACGCAAGGCGAGCACAGTTGAAGACTGGGGGAGATTTTCCATTCCTGTCACGACCAGATGAAGTTAACTTACATCTTCAG CTTCATCTAAGACGGGTTGGTGTGGAACCTCGACCTGACTTAGTTCCAGGTATTTCAatgggaggtggtggtggtagttCTAGCGAAGAGACTGAGAAAAAAGACCCAGAAGATCCACCCGATGATGATAAGGGAAGCCTGGATAATCCATTTGCAGAAACTCAGCTACCACCTGCTCCAGAGAGTTCAGAATCTCATAGCTCAGAAGACCAGCTCATCAGCAATGCAAAATTCTGCCACTTCGGTAATGGAGACACgaccttgaagaatcaacacaCTATAACCACTGAATTTCTTATCCGACTTGGTCATGAGATGTTTTCTGTTCATTTGCTTTCATTTTATATGGCATCGTTGTACATTAGTTTGAACTGTAATCTGAAGCTCAGACCTGTTGTGTAA